The genomic DNA TCACCGTTGTTGGCCAGGGAAGTGATGCATAGAGCTGGCTTACCGCGACAAGATGCCGTGCTAGAAGCCCTTATGGATGTGAAACAGATCATTACAGAACAGGATTTTAAGCCGGCCATCTATCACAACTCAAATAGCAAAGACACGTTCCACGCTGTTAATTTAACCCATATCGATGGCCAGGCGGACACATTTACTTCTGTCAGCGCCATGTTAGAAGCGTTTTTCGGCGGCAAAGCGGAACGGGACACTGTGAAACAAAAAGTTGCTGATTTAACAAAATTATTAACCAATGAGCGAAAGAAAAATGAAACGAAATTAAAAAAATTGACGAAGACAGCACAGCAGTCAGAGAAAGCAGAAGAATATCAACTGTTCGGCGAGCTGCTAACCGCCCATATGCATAGAGTCCATCAAGGTGATGAAACACTTGAAGCGGTCAACTATTATGATGAAAATCAGTCAACGGTGACGATTCCGCTGGATAAAGAGAAATCCCCGTCTGATAACGCTCAAGCCTATTTTAAAAAATATAATAAAGCGAAAACCGCGGCGCAGATGGCTACTGAGCAAATAACGGCAGCTGAAGCCGAGATCGATTACTTGGATCGACTGTTGCAGCAGTTGGAATCTGCCTCTCTTGATGATATTGAGGAAATTCGTGAAGAGCTTCAGGATGGTGGCTACATTAAACGAAAGCAAACCCAGAAAAGAAAAAATAAAAAACACCGCCCGCAACCAGAACAATACGTTTCATCTGATGGCACATTGATCCTTGTCGGTAAAAATAACAAGCAAAATGACCATTTGACGATGAAAATGGCTCGATCCGATGAAATTTGGCTGCACACAAAAGATATTCCTGGTTCACACGTTTTGATCCGGAGCCGGGAAGCATCAGATGCAACACTTAACGAAGCCGCCAACCTCGCGGCCTTTTATAGTAAGTCAAAACAGTCTAGCTCCGTCCCTGTTGATTATACCTATGTCAAACACGTCCGCAAACCAAACGGGGCTAAGCCGGGTTATGTCATTTATGATAACCAGAAAACATTGTTCGTGACACCTGATGAATCTGAAGTTCATCGGCTAAAAACGAACGCAGAAGAGCCGTCCCAATTTTAATGGGACGGCTCTTATACACTCAATCATGTTAGCAACATTTATTTACCGATAAATTGTTGCGTCCAGATATCACCATTCGATACATACCCAACACCAATGTGTGTGAAATCGCTATTGAGGATGTTTTTACGGTGTCCTTCACTATTCATCCAAGCATCCACAACATCTTGCGGTGACGTTTGCCCTTTAGCGATATTTTCACCTGCTGTACGATACGAAATACCAAATTGGTCCATCATATCAAAAGGTGATCCGTACGTTGGGCTGTTGTGAGAAAAGTAATTGTTACTGGCCATATCCTTTGATTTTTCACGTGCCACTTTACTTAATTCAGTATCTACTTTAAGAGGGGACAGACCACGTTGTTCTCTTTCTTGGTTGGTAAGTTCAACCACTTTTTGTTCAAATTGGCTTAGTTGACTGTTTTGCTCCTGTTTTGACTGTTGCTGATTTTGTTGTGGCTGTTTATTACCAGATGGTGCCGATGCCTGCTTTGACTGATCAGCTTGTTCTGGGTTCTGTTTAGGATCTTTCTCAGTCTGTTGGTTCTGTTGCTGTTTTTGGTCAGACTGTTGCTGCTCTTCTGACTTAGAAGATTTATTGTCTCTTGTATCGTTTTGCTTCCAATCAACTTTTTTCCAATTTACTTGATGATCAAATTTTTTATCTAGCAAGTTTTGAACTTCTTGTTTTGAGAGATGATCACAATGTTGTTGAATGGAAACATTGCCTTTTGCCTGACTTTGATGGCTTTCAGCACTAGCTGTTTGAAAAGCTCCGCCAAACAAAACGGTTCCTACTAGTGCTGCTGTTGCAAAACCCTTTTTCTTCATCATTCTGTAGCACATCTCCTTTGCTGTGTTTGTTTTGCAACCTCATTCTAGCATGGATTTTTTGTAATATTTCAGGAATAGATTTCCTTATGATATCTTTGAGTCTACTATGACGTCAAATACAGATAATCATGCCCATTTTCAAGGAAAAAATAGATTCACCTGCTAGATTTTACATATCAATAATCATTGACAGGCTTTATATAGGCCTTCATAGGTTTACATACTTAGCCGATTTGTTATCTGACTGTAAACAATCTCATAGAAATGTATCTTTGTCATTTAACTTCAATCATCCGATTTATCCGCAATTGAAATGTAAGCATGACCGGCTAACACTGGTGTATGGGATATCGATGTCGCTCCAAGGTAAGCAAACATATCATCCAATTGTTCCTGTGAGTAGCGATGACGTTTGGTTGATACGTTCGACCACTTCTCAAGCGTTTCTTTTTCAAACCCTGTCAACTTTCGATCATTTATAACCGATTGAATCGCCTCTGGGCTCATCTTCTCCGACGGATTCAACATCGCAATCCTTCCCCCTGGCTTTAGGACACGAAGCATTTCTTCAATGCCTTTTTCTGGTTCGGGTAATAGGAACATCACACAAGTTGACAAGGCCACATCAAACATAGCAGTCGTAAAAGGTAACCTGTAAGCATCACCGACGCTGAAATGGCTTTTGCCTGCCATTCCAGCTCGTTCAGCATTAAGATTCGCTGCTTGAATCATATTCTCTGATAAATCAATGCCAGTGATTGAACCGGCCGCTGCTCCGTTTTTCAGCAATAACCGCCCCGTCCCGCAGCCAATATCGATAACATCCCGTTCCGCCCAATCACCAGAACGATCGATTAACTGCCAATGGATTTCAGAAAGCCACTCCGTTTGCGCCATTTGATCAAAAAATGCCACAAGCTCGTCAAATTCGTGACCCGGCATTTTCCGCACATAACCAACTCCCTTTTTTAGTTCTACCTATAGCATAGCGTGTGGTGAATTTTATAATCAATGACTTGACTTTTTAATGATTAGATTGAGTTCTGTAATTTGCGGGATCAGCCTTTCCTACAATTTTTTTGAACTCGCTTTGATTATTAAGAAGTGAGGGGTTCACCATATTAGGACTGACGTCAACGCCTGTAACGTTCGCCCCTCGTTGCAAGAACTTTTCGGCATACCATCCAGCTGCACATCCTGCATCAAGTATCTTGTTTCCATCTAATTTAACCTTATGCCTTAGATTTAACTGCAATTGTAATGGTTGTATCAGCAACAGCCTGTTTCATTCAGTTCCAGTCAATGACGTCAATCACATAAAAAGACGAGTCTGGGACAAATCTAAAACAGGATACCCAAAGCCGAACAATAAGCACCGTGCCCGCGGCAAGCGAAGGATTTTGACGAAGCGCTGACACAAACTACCATTTTAAACAAATAATCCGAACAGATTTTATAAATCGTTCGGATTATTCTGTGACGAATATACTTTTGTCCTAGCCTCGCCCTTCTTATTAAGACTTGTTTTTAGGATGATTAATTCGACCAATACCAAGTTCTTTCCCCTCTTTATAGATCGCTTTAATGAAACTCACAGTCATTAACAGCATGATAACTGAGAAAGGCAGAGCTGCGATAATCATGGTGTTTTGCAAAGCTTGAAGACCCCCAGTATATAGAAGAGCGAGTGCAGTAGCTGCGAGCAAAACACCCCAAGTTAATTTAATGGATTGACTTGGATCCTGCTTACCATCGGTTGTCATCGATCCTAATACAAATGTTCCCGAATCAGCAGAGGTGATAAAGAACGTGCTAATAAGCGCAATGGCAAGAATCGAAGCAACCATACCCAATGGGAAATTAGAGAAGACGCCGAATAATGATTCTTCTTTTGCCAGCGTTGAAATGGTATCAATCCCGTTGTGTTCGAGTGAAATAGCTGTTCCACCAAATGTTGCAAACCACAAAAACCCGATGATTGAGGGAACAATTAAGACTGTAAAAACAAATTCCCTAATGCTACGTCCCTTAGAGACGCGTGCTATAAATATCCCAACAAATGGTGACCATGCAATCCACCATGCCCAATAGAATATCGTCCATGAATTAATCCACTGTCTTGTCTCTTCGCTAAGCGGAGCTATACGGAAACTCATATTTGGAAGATATTCTAGATAAGATCCAATTGAGTTCGTAAATAAATTTAAAATAAATAACGTTGGTCCCATAATGAAAGTCACAATGAATAACAATCCTGCCAGAATCATATTAGCATTACTTAAAATTTTTATCCCTTTACCTAAGCCTGACCATGCTGAGATCATAAACAATACGGTAACGATGGCTATAATGATAAACTGGACGACAATGTTAACGGGTATGTCATACAAAAAAGACAGTCCGCCGTTTATCTGTACAGCTCCGAATCCAAGCGTTGTAGCGACCCCGATAACCGTAGCGATAACGGCAAGAATGTCAATCACTTTGCCTATAACTCCGTCAGCTCGCTTACCAATAATCGGGTGTAATGTGGCACTGATTTGTATGTCTTTTCCTTTTCGGAAATTAAAATAGGCTAATACTAGAGCTACAATCCCGTAGATCGCCCATGCGTGGACGCCCCAATGAAAGTATGTAAATCTCATAGCATCTTTTATTGCTTGATCAGTGCCTGTTTCCCCTGTAGGAGAGCTGGTAGCATAATGACTGATAGGTTCAGCTGTCCCCCAAAAGACAAGCCCTATCCCCATTCCGGCACTGAATAACATGGCAATCCAAGTAGGCCTCGAAAATTCGGGCTTTTCTTCTGGCTTACCGAGTTTAATTCTTCCAACTGGGGTGATTAAGAATACTAAACATACTAAGACGAATAGTGTCACCACAATAAGGTAGTACCACCCCAATTTATTTGATATAAATGTTTGGATATTCGATGTCGCTGTTTCTAATCCCTCTGGCCAAACGACACCTATAATAACGAGTATTAATAAAATTGCTGCCGATATTTTGAACACGGGTGTTAGTTTTTTTAACATCACAATGAACTCCTTTCTAGGAGAAATTGACACAATCGTCCTCCCTCATTGCGTTCATACTTTCCTCAGGGATCAAGCATTGATATAAAACGCTATGTGTCATTATTATCTCTAAGGCAAATCCTTTTATTCACCCATCTGTCTTAAGATACGGTTTGATAATGACCATTGGGCCACTCAGGGTCTTTCTGTACAAGCGATGAAGGTTTTTATCAAAAATAACAATATCAAGGTCAGTCGGTTCTGATGCTTCAACTTGAAGGAACCATCCAGCCATTAGTGCACCCTAATTTTGTTCAAAAAACGGACAGCATCAGCTTGTGATACTGTCCGTTTCCGGTTGAATAAAGAAAAACAAATGTCTTATTATATAGGAAACACTAAAATTGACTGGACCTTAAAATTCTTTTTAAGACTTGTTTTTAGGATGATTAATTCGACCAATACCAAGTTCTTTCCCTTCTTTATAGATCGCTTTAATGAAACTCATAGTCATTAACAGCATGATAATCGAGAAAGGTAAAGCGGCAATGATCATTGTGTTTTGCAAGGCTTGAAGTCCGCCTGTATATAAAAGAGCAAGTGCTGTAGCTGAGAGCAGTACACCCCAGGTTAATTTAATCGTACGACCGGGATTTTCGGATCCCCCTGTCGTCATCATTCCTAATACAAAGGTCCCTGAA from Tuberibacillus sp. Marseille-P3662 includes the following:
- a CDS encoding Rqc2 family fibronectin-binding protein, whose translation is MAFDGIVTRSLVNELRDTLIGSRIGKIYQPQATDLLFQVRHFKQKFQLLLSTNAQLARMHFTEAQYQNPKEPPMFCMLLRKHLVGSIIENIEQVGYERIIHIDVKAKDEIGDTVHKRLVIELMGKHSNVILINADTGHIYDSIKHLSPAMNSYRTVLPGQTYTPPPEQNKLNPEQLDRDTILRRLDFNAGKLDQQIMQNIEGFSPLLAREVMHRAGLPRQDAVLEALMDVKQIITEQDFKPAIYHNSNSKDTFHAVNLTHIDGQADTFTSVSAMLEAFFGGKAERDTVKQKVADLTKLLTNERKKNETKLKKLTKTAQQSEKAEEYQLFGELLTAHMHRVHQGDETLEAVNYYDENQSTVTIPLDKEKSPSDNAQAYFKKYNKAKTAAQMATEQITAAEAEIDYLDRLLQQLESASLDDIEEIREELQDGGYIKRKQTQKRKNKKHRPQPEQYVSSDGTLILVGKNNKQNDHLTMKMARSDEIWLHTKDIPGSHVLIRSREASDATLNEAANLAAFYSKSKQSSSVPVDYTYVKHVRKPNGAKPGYVIYDNQKTLFVTPDESEVHRLKTNAEEPSQF
- a CDS encoding CAP domain-containing protein; protein product: MMKKKGFATAALVGTVLFGGAFQTASAESHQSQAKGNVSIQQHCDHLSKQEVQNLLDKKFDHQVNWKKVDWKQNDTRDNKSSKSEEQQQSDQKQQQNQQTEKDPKQNPEQADQSKQASAPSGNKQPQQNQQQSKQEQNSQLSQFEQKVVELTNQEREQRGLSPLKVDTELSKVAREKSKDMASNNYFSHNSPTYGSPFDMMDQFGISYRTAGENIAKGQTSPQDVVDAWMNSEGHRKNILNSDFTHIGVGYVSNGDIWTQQFIGK
- a CDS encoding class I SAM-dependent methyltransferase, which encodes MPGHEFDELVAFFDQMAQTEWLSEIHWQLIDRSGDWAERDVIDIGCGTGRLLLKNGAAAGSITGIDLSENMIQAANLNAERAGMAGKSHFSVGDAYRLPFTTAMFDVALSTCVMFLLPEPEKGIEEMLRVLKPGGRIAMLNPSEKMSPEAIQSVINDRKLTGFEKETLEKWSNVSTKRHRYSQEQLDDMFAYLGATSISHTPVLAGHAYISIADKSDD
- a CDS encoding glycine betaine uptake BCCT transporter codes for the protein MLKKLTPVFKISAAILLILVIIGVVWPEGLETATSNIQTFISNKLGWYYLIVVTLFVLVCLVFLITPVGRIKLGKPEEKPEFSRPTWIAMLFSAGMGIGLVFWGTAEPISHYATSSPTGETGTDQAIKDAMRFTYFHWGVHAWAIYGIVALVLAYFNFRKGKDIQISATLHPIIGKRADGVIGKVIDILAVIATVIGVATTLGFGAVQINGGLSFLYDIPVNIVVQFIIIAIVTVLFMISAWSGLGKGIKILSNANMILAGLLFIVTFIMGPTLFILNLFTNSIGSYLEYLPNMSFRIAPLSEETRQWINSWTIFYWAWWIAWSPFVGIFIARVSKGRSIREFVFTVLIVPSIIGFLWFATFGGTAISLEHNGIDTISTLAKEESLFGVFSNFPLGMVASILAIALISTFFITSADSGTFVLGSMTTDGKQDPSQSIKLTWGVLLAATALALLYTGGLQALQNTMIIAALPFSVIMLLMTVSFIKAIYKEGKELGIGRINHPKNKS